The Pyrus communis chromosome 14, drPyrComm1.1, whole genome shotgun sequence sequence GAGCTGTATAATGATAAACCTCTATCCGTTAAAGTTCCAAAACACGTGACGTGCGTTGTCAAGGAAGCACAAACTCCTGTGAGGGGGACTGCACAAGCACCTAAGTATGTTTTCATTGTGAATTCAGGCTTCGCATCACTACTTGTTGTTTTCTCTTCCAGTATCTGTATTTATGGAAGTTAGTACATTGTGAGTATgcaattgaacaaaaaaacccTGCAATTCCTAAACCATTGATTTCTCAATTAACCTGTGAAACTAAAGCTTGCTAACATAAGACCTTTTAATCATCATGGACTTGCCTCCATCAAGGCATCAAGTGACACCTTAATGTGTGCTGGTTTGAGGACTTTGCTACAGTTGATCACGATCGGGTTGTTTATTATCTGGTgtactttgcattcccttttcTCCTACGAATCTTGTAGCTAAATTCTGAAGCAGTTTTCGGTTCCCATGTTGACACTAGTATACACTGTAATAGTATTATACCATTTGCGCGCTTTTGCTATTCCCTTGATATTTCTCTCAAATGCAGGGAAATATTAGCTGTGATGGAACAGGGCTTCACTGTCAAAGTAAGATTAATTTTTCTGAATACATTCGATATTTAAATTTACTCATCTTCGTAGCTAATGTTTGTGTTTAATGTTTTTCGTAAATTTTCTTTTCGAACTTCTCCTAGGTACCACCTCACATCGTAGAAGGTGAAGCTGTGGTGGTTGACACCGGTGACGACTCTTATGTTAAAAGGTAATTTTATAGTTATCTCTGTGTGACATGTTTCACATCCTTGTAAGTTTCTGTTTTCTTGCACGGTTAAATATAAGATAAGCATTTTATTTCacatctgctcgaagtgatagCAGGATTTCTTTaacttttataaaatatttatagaCCAGATGCGTCTTCATACTCAACCGCCAGCAGCTAGCTCTGACGGGCTCCCAGTTTCCTGGGCTCTGCTCGCTCGGAAATGTGGTGGTTGGGGCAACAATATCATACAAGATACTTAATTTTGCTTTATAACTAGAATGAGGCTGATGATTGAGATGTTGAAGTTAATTCCTGTACAATCGTAACTCTCCTCGCGCACTGTGAAGCGTTTTTAGATTTTGCAGCAAGTCTGTTCCCTTATTTCGTTTCTTTTTTCGTTTTGGTATCAGGGCCAAGACATAATGCTTAATATCATTGTTTCGATTGGATGGAGAGGTGGAGATTCAGTTGCTCAGCTCCACGATGACTGATTTCTTACCATCTTGCCGTATAGCTGATTCAGTTACTCGCACAACATAGTTTGGCAGCGGAAATGATACCGCTCTTTAGGCAGGATGATAGTTTTGCTCTTTGACTTGCTGAACAATTGTTTTTCTCGGTGCAGTTTAGTTTATCAGTGAGAAAAAAGTTTCGCATTTTTATTAAACTACTGTTTTCGCTTAATCTTTGGCGGAAAgtgttaaaatctaaaaatctTCGCCTAAGTAGGTTAAAGACTGAGTATGTCGAGTGCAAGTTTAGTGGAATAGGTGTCCGACTCCAAATGGGGTAGGGTTTAGGAATGAAAATCAGAAAGTACCGAAGAGTGAAATTGGTAAGACTAAACCAGAATACTCCATAAGGAGCTTCATAAGACAGTAATTTTATGCACTAAAGTCTAATGAATGCATAGCTCTCTCCTCATTTGATGTGCAACGTGAGAAGACAGACAAGCTCAGATTGGGTATACACCACGTTGCACCAAAGTTCTCTCCAACACAAGGGATCCAAGATGTCGACATAATTTTGGTTTACCCAAGTGGTTTAAAGCTTATAATTCATTCCAACAAACAAATTCACTGGGGATTTACGCCCTCAATCAAAAACATAATTATTTAACATGATCATGCACTACAAGGAACACAAACTATAAACTTGCAGAGTATGATATGCAAAACCTTTGACGCTTCAAAACGCCAACCCCCGGTTTATACTGTGGTGTACAAAACTCATTATTTCGCTTCGACATTCATTCCTTGTCCAATTGTTCCTAACGAGAGGATCCCTCTCAAGTACTCAACTTCAAAATCAATAAGACGGGGTGTAATCCTCCTACAATTCCAGTCACACCCGAAAAATTACTAGTACAAATATCATAAATTCCAGTAAATCCTACTCCCAACTCCGATATTAGAATTCCCAATAATTAGTTTGACTTTGTAGGTGTGTTTTCGCAGAACAGGACTACAACACAACTAGAAAAATTattgtttgaagtttgaactcaACTCCAGCAGAAATATCCGTCCACGAAGAAAACTACAACCCAAAGTTCTTTTCCAACTTCTGGATCTGGTTGAGGAAAATCCATGTCATCTGCACAATGAAACACCAAACAATTAGAATATCATCAAGAAAAATGTCCGAGGCATTCAAAAGTAAATGAAAGGCCACTTGCaatgtgagaaagagagagtaccATGACATGGGGGGCAATTCTAACACAATATACAGGAAACCCAGTGTAAAATTTCAATGGACCTCCTGCTTTCAGGGTTTTCATGGCACAATCAAAAGAGCCAGTGTATGGATACTTTCCCTCAGCATCAGGCTGCATTTTCTGAATTTGGGTTTTCACATAGTCAAAGGGCAAACTGCAAGCAGCAGCGAAAAACCCTGAAACGGTGCTGGCACCTACAAAGATAAAGGAAGCACATGTCAATTCAACGATAATCATACGCCTAATATTAACCACGGAATGGAGAGAATAAGAGTTAACATTCCATTACTATGTAGGTGGCCATAAGCATAGGCCAAAACTAGAAAGTTCATTAACTGCTTTTTGCAGGACAGGATTGGATGAAATACCATGTAAATTATTTAATGGCATGCCACCAACTCattaaaaggaaacaaaaatatagtttCACTTTTTGgtcataaaatataatttcaatttGATAATGTAGATacaaaggaaagagagagagagagagagagagagagagagagagagagatcatcATTCAAATAGAATAActggaaaataaaatatcatcGATACCCCTCAACTATCAAAATTCACAATCTTAAACAAGATGAACTCAAAATCTGTACGTGGACCGGCCTAGGGTCATAATAAGACTCAGGAAAATCTGTCCAACTTCTCTACAGATCAACCATCACCATTCATAGTTGCCGATGACAATGTTGTTCAATAATAAATTCTGGACTAAAAAGAGAGATTTTGGCTATATAGGTTTAACTCTACAATGTTCATTGTTTATTCCAAATCTTTCCTCACATAAAGCAAAACCTGCCCTAATATATGAAGTCCATTACTCTTCATTCCATGTTAACAATACTGGATATTTTCATTACTCACAAAAAGGATCGGTCATATAAAGAGTAGATTGAACAAAGTCAAGCCTAATTTCAATCACatccaaaataatttaaaacagaagagaatcacatttttatactactTGCAAAGAACCTTACCCAAGACAGTAGCACCTTCACCAAATCCAAGGGAATCCTTAAAAAATTCAACACTTTGATCATAAGAGGCAAGCATTCCCATGTTCAATGCCATTGCTCTAACTACGGTAGGACCTGCACCTTTCCAAAGTGCCAAAACCCCTTCATCTGCAGTAATACGATATAGAGCATGGAAAGCATTTGTGTAGTTACGGCGCTGAGCAGCAGGCAAAGTAGCATCAGCTTGCATACGAATGAGTGCTAAATCTGCTGGACTTCCAACAGATGCTCCAATGGCACCAGCAGTTAGCCCACACAAGGCTTTCTGGTATAGAGGTAGAGGCTTCCCATCATTGGCCTCAATTGCTTTGTTTGTCAGAATCCtgaacaagtttatcagatTCAGATTAACAAGATGATCTAAAAAACAATGTACATATAAAATCACAATATCACATGACAAAAGTACATAAAAAGATCTAGAAAATGACACTAAACAAAGGCAAATCTTTcactaaaaattttaaaagctTTCAAAAGCTTACTTAAGGCTGGATTTTGCAACAGACTCACCTGAATGATCCAAGACGAGCTGTGGTATATGTAGCTTGTCTTAGTAGCCCAGCAGAGAGTCCCTGCTCATAGAatttcagtttagataaactaTCATTGTAACACATGAACTTAAGTCAATCAATCAGCACACGTAACATCAAGAactttaaatcaataaaaaaacgtTCTTCCACATTTCGAACCTCAAATCTGACAATAAAATGACCTTAGATTGCACTAGGATCCAGGAAGCAGAGAGATGGGATTTGGAATacaattttaagtttaaattggTTGGATGTAGTATGAAAGACAACACTTTTTAGTCAAATACATGGATGAACTAAAACTTAAGTGGATGATGAATTTGATAACGGCTTGATAAAATGTGTTAATCGAAAGCCTATATCAAGTGATACTTCTGAAAGAGCTTATATTTTTTGGTCGAAACTGAAAGAACTTATCTTAGAAACATCTTTACCGATACAAATTCAAATCTAAACACCTTACAAGCATCACTTAATTTGAAATGTCATTCAACACTGGATCAATACCTTATACAAAGCACCAAAGCCTTCCTCTTTAATCATGGTCCTGGTGACCTGGGCAGCTGATCCCTGACCCAATTGAATTCTCACCTGTACCAGCCAAGTTAACAAGAACCCAGAAAGTGTGAGTCCCAATGAACCACATTACagcacaaatcaaaacaaaaactttcaggaaaaaaaaattcccagaTCTATAAATCATCAAGGAAACGCGATTTCAGCTCAAAAATGGAAGTGAGAATCAATAAAaacgaaggaaaaaaaaaacatgggttcAATCCAAATctcaaaaatgtaaagaaagattcaaactttataGTCCAAAAACTCACCTTGATCATATCAATCGGCTGGATGACACAGGTAGCAAGCATACCAGAGGCTCCGCCATTGACGAAGGGCTTAACGGTGGGCCAAACACCAGATTTGGGCGTACCTTTGTCTCCCATTATTTGGATTGGAAATGAAGAAGTGACGTGCTCGAAGAAGGTAAAGAAAGGGCGGGGGCTGATTCTGCTTTGGAGTTGCAGAAGAGGAGAAACAAAGAGGCAACGTAACAGGCTAGACTGATTGTCTTGCACTCGCAAGTCCCAACAGACCCTCCTCTGCCTCCTTGCTTTCCTCACGACCTGAAAGTTTTTCCTTTAATAAAAGAGGAAAATGAAAATGGAGTTTGTTCTATGACCTCAGATGTCTACCAAATTACAATGGTAAGACTACTTCGGGCCtctattctttatttttaaatttaaataaaatttaattttccatttgtacaaaataactaaaagaaaTGATATTTGTCTTTTGACATGATCAATATTTAAAAAGatagagaaaatagaaaagtgcaTCTCTTAGTGTAAGATTGAACGCTCTTACAAAATTTCTTGCAACATGTTAATATCTAACTCGCGATGAGGGCATTCTCAAACAACAaagtcaaaaactaaaaagtttaagaatttaataaacaaaacacttaCATATATTAATCCATAAATTTTTCATACTAACATACAATATCCCTTAACgtattttcatgttttaaaaGCGTTGCATGACAACTTCATTACCAATCCCATCAAATATCTCTCTATAAAAATTACATGTTATCATTCATCTATTGATCTCCCATCGGAATTCTTAATCCCTTCTTCATAAATTTGATGAGGAGGGAAACTCGATGCATATTTGCTTGTCTTATATTGCAATGCATGCACTCCCACTTTAATATAGATACAAATATAAGCAATTCAAGGGCAAATAAGTAATTAAATTACGCATGTCAATTGGCATGGACGTTaagaatatttttttcatgCACAGATGCACAGCGTATTACAAAAGGATCGATATTTTCAGGGGAATTCGATGTCTCCAAACGAAGTAGTGTTGGGAGGCTATTTCggtaaattcaaaattaagatTGGTGTTGCCCATTGTCCGCCTCACGAGGACCTCAGCTTATGCAACCAGCCAAAGGATTATTCACAAACATTAAATTACTAAACTGTCCAGGTTAAGATATTGGATCTGTTTCTCTTATTTTTGGGTGAAATATATTAGAGAATTTAGTAACCAGTTATCGCTAACGTGAGGAGTTTGATTTTTGTGGGAATAACATTTGATGCCAACCTTGTGAAAATCGTTCATGTCACTTTCAGTTATGGGGCAGTGATCAACATCAATATATCCTCATAAACTTTCGGCCttgttcttctctcttttttttcgaTAATAAACGTTAGGATCTAATATCAATGTTTTGTAAATGTAGATTAAGTCGATTAGTCTGTAACGGTGCcttctattttttatataaaaagattttaagttcgaatctttTCTCGTTGACTGATTAAGAATTAAAAACCTACACATTATTTAGAACATCAATcacatatttattatatataacaGATTTAGATGGTATTGGTGTTGTTGATAGTGTGACGATGTGGAGGGTTGTCtcacattaaaaagttaataacacTGTATGTGCTTATAACAAATGGGAACACTTCATAGTTGGTTTTATAATGAAAGTTCAACTTTTTCGTGGtatcaaaataatttagttaattaatcacATATTGAGCTCAAAGCAATCCACATGCTCAAACGTCATATAATATACATGTTGTGCACGTATTACACATAAAGAATGTGTTGAAAATGTAAATCCAACCTCAAAAAACTAAGAAATCTTATAAAGTTTGACGCCTTGTTATATTACCATTTAGTTAGTGAAATCTCAACGTAATAAGATGCAAATACTAATTTACAAGAATAAAATAATTAGAATCGAAGTTTGCAGTGAATGCTGATTACAAGTGACCAGCAACCACTTGGATCTGTAGTCATGCGTGATATCGTGATGAAGATtaattatatgtttatataagTACGTTTAACTTACGTGTTCGTGATCATATGGCATGTGCCATGCAAATTGCAAGGCATCTCATCATATATAGTCACAgtttatatattaaaatt is a genomic window containing:
- the LOC137715891 gene encoding mitochondrial dicarboxylate/tricarboxylate transporter DTC-like, giving the protein MGDKGTPKSGVWPTVKPFVNGGASGMLATCVIQPIDMIKVRIQLGQGSAAQVTRTMIKEEGFGALYKGLSAGLLRQATYTTARLGSFRILTNKAIEANDGKPLPLYQKALCGLTAGAIGASVGSPADLALIRMQADATLPAAQRRNYTNAFHALYRITADEGVLALWKGAGPTVVRAMALNMGMLASYDQSVEFFKDSLGFGEGATVLGASTVSGFFAAACSLPFDYVKTQIQKMQPDAEGKYPYTGSFDCAMKTLKAGGPLKFYTGFPVYCVRIAPHVMMTWIFLNQIQKLEKNFGL